CCTGCCCGCGACCGATTCCCGCGCCTCGTACCAGTGGTCGTCGAGGCCGACCGCGGGGTCCCGGAAACCCGGGTAGAGCGCGAAGGCATGCTTGCCCTCCAGGAGGAAGGGCGGCGCCCCGTGGGCCGTCTCGTCGGCGATGGCGCGGGTGAGCTCGTCGACGGCGCCGCGCCGGGCGAGGCCGAAGCGGACCCGGCGCTTGACCCCGGTACCCGCGCGCAGCTCGTCCGTGTAGTACGCCTCCAGCAGCGCGCCGACGCCCTCGCAGACCTGGCGCCGGGTGTCGGGGTCGAGTGCGGGGAAGTCCTTCTGGAGGAGCTTGGAGAGCTCCCAGTCGAAGTGCCGCTTGAGGACCGCGTCACGCCGGGGACCGGGCGGGATGAGTCCGGCGGTGTGCTCCATGATGCGTGCGGTGCACCGGAGCCGGGCCAGGTGGTTCGCCCGGTAGGTGATGTTGCTGGCGTCGCCGCGCTTGACCGCGTAGTAGTACGTGTAGTCGGAGAGCACGGAGATCCTGCGGGCCCGGACGCACGCCTCGATGGTGAACGGCTGGTCGCTGCCGACGGGCAGGTCCTCGGGGAACCGCAGTCCGTGCTTCTCCACCAGCTCACGGCGGAAGAGCTTGGTGTTGGCGAGCGTGTAGGGCAGCTCGGAGTCGTAGAGGCTGATCTCCGGCCGGTCGCCCGTGTACAGCTTCTGGTGGACATAGCGCCCGTTGGTGCCGACCATCTTGCCGACAACCACGTCGGACTCGTTGGCGTCGGCGCAGGCGACCATGCGCTCCAGCGCCTCCTCACCGAGGTGGTCGTCCGAGCCGATGAAGTAGACGA
This DNA window, taken from Streptomyces griseus subsp. griseus, encodes the following:
- a CDS encoding glycosyltransferase family 2 protein translates to MTTPDVTVVVAVYNTMPYLTECLNSLVGQSIGLDRLQVVAVDDGSTDDSGKELDRFAQLYPDTFTVVHQANSGGPAAPSNRALDLATGRFVYFIGSDDHLGEEALERMVACADANESDVVVGKMVGTNGRYVHQKLYTGDRPEISLYDSELPYTLANTKLFRRELVEKHGLRFPEDLPVGSDQPFTIEACVRARRISVLSDYTYYYAVKRGDASNITYRANHLARLRCTARIMEHTAGLIPPGPRRDAVLKRHFDWELSKLLQKDFPALDPDTRRQVCEGVGALLEAYYTDELRAGTGVKRRVRFGLARRGAVDELTRAIADETAHGAPPFLLEGKHAFALYPGFRDPAVGLDDHWYEARESVAGRLANGTKLESAEWEQSGEKLTLALKLRLGVSGDTSSAFVALAQGAMPKTADKPGARKLPEDALRPKAVGEFTRKPAEDGTGTLLGARIPVESVRAKRGVRVYVDVAGATYEIPVRTEGLPMPLARRWGSTTPHRVAASPNTKGRLVITTAPLWEPKLGVGARLRRALSSSKRK